The following is a genomic window from Aeromonas sp. FDAARGOS 1405.
GACTTTATGACCGCCCACTGGGCTCACCTGCCGTACGACTTCCTCGGTCACGTGTCGAATCGCATCATCAACGAGATCAACGGTATCTCCCGCGTGGTGTACGACGTCTCCGGCAAGCCGCCCGCAACCATCGAATGGGAATAAGCGGCGCGCGCCCTTCTACCCTTCGAGCATAAAAATGCAAAAAGACGCCCTTGAGGCGTCTTTTCTTTTCTCAATCGTTTGCGCCACACATCTTCTTTTTTCGAGCAGCTTTTTTGCCACCTTGCCCCTGTCATATGTGACAGGGGCATTTTTGCCATCCCGCACTAGGCTCTCTCATGCCAATTGAGCCCGCTGTCAACAGTGGCTTGTGGCAAGGGGGAGGGCTGATCCAGTTGCAGATAGCTGCGTAAATTTGCCCATCGTTATCGCGCCAACCGGCAGTGATGACACCCCGGTGGAGACCGGAAACCACTTGAATCAACGGGGCGCAGCCCGAACGGCCAAACGAGTCGGGATCATAGAGCACGGAGAGTTTGATATGTCAGAACAAGCAGTGTTGGTGGGTGGATGGACCGCATATCACAAGCTGACCGCCGAGGATCAGGCGGTATTTGATCAGGCGCTGAAAGGATTTGTCGGGGTGCAGTACGTACCCTTTGAAGTCTCCACCCAGGTGGTGGCTGGCACCAACTACCGCTTCAAGTGCAAGAGCACAGTGCCGCTTGCCAAACCGATCCATGGCGAAGCCGTGGTACAGATCTTCAAATCACTGGACGGGGATGCCCATATCACTTCCATTACCCCGATTTGATTGGGTGGTGGGGCAAGGTGGGGAGGGGGAATAACCTCCAACCTTTTTGCTCAAAGTCCTTAAAATAAGAAAGACGCCTTAGGGCGTCTTTCTTATTTCCACCACCAGTTATCTCTGATGCATGGTACAGTATTTGTACTTATTGATTAATTTGTTGATCTTGCTCAGGAAACTATCATCATCTGCTTTTGCTTATCTGTCTTGCTCGCTAGGATATCCGTCTGGATATGACCTCTTTGGAGTTACCAATGAATCAGAACAGATATATTGCGTAGGGGAGAAATCAAGCAAACACTTTCAGATCCCAGTAATAGTAATGCAATGATTTAAAATTATTTTTTTGAGGTGGCATGAATAAAATCACTAAATATATTTTGAGCAAGTTGTTAAATCAGCCATGCCCTATTCAAATTCCTCGAAGTGGAGAGTTAGGAAAGCAGGTTAACTGCTATTCCATAAGTATTTATAATGGCGATGTCCCAATCATGCTCGTTAACTCTATTGAAGAAAATGGGTTAAATGGCAATCATTTTGAAGGTGGGGGATTCTGTACAGAGGCTGTAATTCCTTTTTCGCTTTATTCTGGCTTGAGTTTACGAGTTGATCATTATCATGGGCTGGTGACACATACATATAACGGCGTGCTAGATTATATCCTTCATGAATGGACTGGGTTATATAAGCTACAGTCAATATATATTTTAGCAAAACATTCTGTCCCACAATATTTTTTCAACAAGAGAAACTTACAACTACCAAAGAGAATGAAGATTCTAGAAAGTATAGTTTCCAGGCAATCAGAAGAGCCTCACAAATCATTTTCGTCGCTTGACCTAATGAGTTACATATATTCAATTAGGTGGTATTTGCATCCACAGAAAACAGAATTGCGTAAAAAAATGGATCTGTATTTATCATCATTCGTAGCATCAGGAGAGTTGAAAAATAATGGTAGTAGCTTCGAGTTTATAATCACAGGTAAAGCTATAGCCACTTTAGAGCAATATCAAATTGAGACTGCAAGGGCGAAATCTGCCAAGTCCGCAAACTCTTGGATGCTTAGACTTACGGCTATATTAGCATTTTTTGCTGCCTTTCAGTCTGGCTTAATTAAGTCACCGGTGTGGATTGATCTAGGTAAGATTTTGGAATGGCTGTCATTGTTCATGTAACAATGCCATTAAATTCACTTCCTACGGTCGTCAGAAGCTTGGAGTTACGTGCTTTTGCGAATAAGTTAAATCTAGGAGTAAATTCGAAAGAATTTTTGCCATATTTGCCGACTTTGATTACAACGTTAATTGTTGTTCCTATCGGTATTTATCTACAAACACGGTTAAAAAATCTTGCGCATAGCAATGACTTTTTGAAAGCTATTGAACAGCTAAAAAAGAATACGGAAGCGGTGGAAAGCATAAAAAGGCAGTTTGATGAAAAATACTGGGTAAAGCAGCAAGTTTGGGATACTAAGCGTCTTGCCTATGAAGAAATACTATCTTGCCTGTATTTAACAAAAGAGTATATCGAAGACCAAATAGCATATTTAACTGATTATAAAGATAGTTTTATTTGTATCGGGAGTTCTATTTACGACTTTGAAGACAAGTGCCGTAGGGTGCAATGAAATTGCACCGCTAATTTGGTTTCTGCTGTTTTGCACAAAAGCCGCTCGGCAAGCGGTGCAATGCGCTGCGCTTATTGCACCCTACCTGTTTCGTCAATTCGCTGAGGTGGGGCGGCTGAGTGCTGAGCCTCGCCAAAGCAACAAAAGGGGCGATCTGCGCCCCTACTCTGCTAATGCCCTCGCTTTAGACCGTGAATGCTCGTTCGGCGCGGCCTGATTGTCTGCTGACTCACTACCAAGATGCCTGTTTTCCTCATTAGGCCGGACAGAAAAAGGCCACCTTCACTCATACCTCGCCGCTTCCCAGGCGTGTATCGCCTGTTTGCGGGTCTCGCCCCAGTGATAGCCGCCGAGTCTGCCGTTTTGCTGGATGACTCTGTGGCAGGGGATCATCAAGGCGACGGGGTTGGCGCCCACCGCCAGACCCACGGCGCGGGCGGCCTTGGGATTGCCGATGGCGCTCGCCACCTGGGCGTAGCTCACCACCTTGGCGGGCGGGATATGCAGCAGCGCCCGCCAGACGCTGATCTGAAAGTTGGTGCCGCTCACGTACAAGGATATGGGGCGATCCGGTGCCTTGCTGCCATCGAACATGGTGTTGATGACCCCTTGGGTGCGTGATGGGGCTTCTTGCAGCCTTGCCTCAGGCCAGCTGCGGGCGAGGGTGGCCAGCGGCGCCTCTGGGGCCTTGTCATCGAGAAACGAGAAGTTGCACACCCCCCGCGGGGTCAGGGCGACGAATGCCTGACCAAAGGGGGTGTCGTGCACCCCGTGATCGATAACCAGCCCGGCCCCGCGCTGCTTGTACTCGCCCGGCGTCACCGCTTCGAGTTGCACGAAGTGATCGTAGAGCCGCGAGCCGCTGCTAAGGCCCAGGGTATCGGCCACCTCCAGCAGCGGGCGCGACTCCTGCAGCAGTGCCTTGGCCCGCTCCAGGGTCAGCACCTGCAGATAGCGTTTGGGCGTCACCCCGGCCCAGCGGCTGAACAGCCGCTGGAAGTGAAAGGGACTTAAGTGAACGTGCGCCGCTATCTCGTCCAGAGTGGGCTGACGCTCCACCTGACTTGCGATAAAACGGATGGCATCGGCGATGCGGGCGTAATCAGACATAAGGCGCTCTCACGATAAGTTTGCGGTCGCAGGATCTTAGGGACGACAAGTCATGTGCGACAAATTGATACCCCACCATCGGCCAGCAGGGCAATGCCGGTGGTAAAGCTGGATGCATCGGACGCGAGATAAAGGGCCGAGCGGGCGATCTCCTCCGGTTGGGCTAGCCGTTTGAGCGCATGCATATTCTGCACAAAGGCGAGGCTCTCTGGCGTATTGGCAAAAGCCCGCCCCATGGGGGTATCGGTGCCCCCCGGCAGCAGGGCGTTGACCCGCACCCCTTGTGCCCCATACTCGGCAGCCAGCACCCGGGTCAGACCGATGAGGCCCGCCTTGCTCGCCGCATAGGCCGCCATGCCGGGCAGCCCCAGGGTGTTGCCGACGAAGGTAGAGGTAAAAATAAGCGAGCCGCCGCCACGCGCCAGCATGGCGGGGATCTGGTACTTGGCTCCCACAAAGGCGCTGGTGAGGTTGGTATCCAGAATCTCCTGCCACTGCGTCAGCTCAAGCTCCTCTATGCTGCCCGGCGTGCCTGTGGTACCTGCGTTGTTGAAGGCGATATCGAGCCCGCCGAAACGGGTTAGCGCGAGATCAACAAGATCGCGGGCGTAAGTCTCGCTTTTCACATCTCCCGCCAGACTCACCGCCTGGCCCCCCTCATGGCGGATCTCCTCCACCAGCAGATCCAATTCGGGCTGGCGGCGGGCGCCGACGACGACGCTGGCTCCTTCGCGGGCAAACAGGATGGCGCTGGCGCGACCGATGCCGGAGCTGGCGCCGGTGATAATGGCGACCTTGTTGGACAGTAATGACATGGCAGTTCCCTCGCTGAGTGTGTTGTGCGCCAGCTAAGTGGCTCACAAGGTTGGCTGTGGGTTGGAACCTCAAGGGGTCGGCCCCACTCGGGTTTGATCCACACTATGGCAACCACTCCTTGCCGGGACGACCCGAATCTTGCTCTCTTTGTCCCCAAGTCGTTTTGCGACATGTCGATACAGTCCTTCGCGGCAACAAAAAGGGGCGTTTTGCGCCCCGAATTCTTTATCATGCCCCCTTTAAAATCGCCGGATCCAGGTGCGGCGCGCCCTGTGTGCTGCAGTGAGGGGCGAGAGCCCCGGCGCCATGGTGGCTGCGTGCATCATCAAGCCTGCCTGGCAGGGCATTGACGGCGATTGCAATCAACAGACACGCTCCTGGATCAATAGCCCGTCATCTCCAGATAGCCGACCCCCTTGGCATCCCCCGAGACAGAGACCGCGCCCTCCCAGTAGTCAAAGCGACCTGTCATGGCCTGATTGGGCTGACGGGCTTTGATGGTGAGGCTCATACCGGCGGCGTTTAGCTGCCACTCGACGGGGTAGGGTTGGCCTTTGGGACCGAGCCAGCTCTTGCCCGGCATAAAGCGGATCTGCTCCGGGTTCAGCACCTGACTGCTGCCGTCGCGCTCAATCAAGATGCCGTAGCGGTTCTCCGGCTCGGTGCGGCCCGATTTGGTGCGCAGGCGAAACAGCATCAGCTCGCGGCCATCGGCCAGTTGCAGCGAAAACCAGTCCCAGCCCGATTGCCACTCGGCCAATACCGAGCTGCTCCACTCGTGATCAAACCAGCCTTGTCCGGTGATGGGGCGGGTTTCCCCATCACGAGTCAGGGTGCCGCTCAACTGCAGGCGCGGGTAGGAGTAGTAAAAGGAGGCGTTGCCCGGGCTCTTCTCGCTGTAACCGGCCTTGCCTTGCAGCACCAGCGGCTTGGCGGCAGTGACGGTGAGGTTCAGTTCGCCAATCTTGCTCTGTACCTTGAGGGTGGCGGGGAACAGCGCGGCCCCTTGCGAGGCAAGCCGCCACTCCCTGAGCCAATATTGGCCGCCGCTGGCCCCTGCCAGTCCCGGCCCCTGCCGACTGGCCCGTTCATCGTGCCGGTGGCTGCCACGGTCGAGATCCGTGATGGCAAACTGGGCCAGCCAGAGCTGGGGGGTCAGCCAGGGGTTGCTGGTACGGAGTTCTTGCTCGATCCCTTGGCGAAACAGGGTCCACTGCATGCCATATTCGCGTCCCTGCTCATCCTTGAGATTGCCGGTGAGATACCACCACTCGGAGCGGTAATCGGGGTGGGCGGCGTGATCCTCCGGCAATTGGATAGTTTGCCCCGGCAGCACCTTTTTGAAGCTGTCGTTGCCGCCACCGAGCAGGGCGCCCAGATCGCTGGCCTGCGCGCTGCCAATCATGGCAATCAGCGGGAGCAAGAGGGTGGCGAGCCACAGGGGCCGTAAGGAGGACAAGATCCCCCTCACCCTGGCCCTCTCCCGAAGGGAGAGGGGATGGTTCAATGCCGCACTGTGCTCTTCTTTGCGTTGAAGAAGGGGCGGAGAGAGGGAAGTGGTCGATGGGAGCTTCAAGCCATGGCTGAGCCAGTGCGCTAACCGATATTTCATACCACTCTCCTTGCCGCATACCAGGAGGCCAATGCGCCACAGACCGGTGCCAGCAACAGGGCGGTGACCGCATGAAGGGGGGCGGACTCGAAGGCGAGGCGCCAGCCAAAGGCG
Proteins encoded in this region:
- a CDS encoding bifunctional transcriptional activator/DNA repair enzyme AdaA, yielding MSDYARIADAIRFIASQVERQPTLDEIAAHVHLSPFHFQRLFSRWAGVTPKRYLQVLTLERAKALLQESRPLLEVADTLGLSSGSRLYDHFVQLEAVTPGEYKQRGAGLVIDHGVHDTPFGQAFVALTPRGVCNFSFLDDKAPEAPLATLARSWPEARLQEAPSRTQGVINTMFDGSKAPDRPISLYVSGTNFQISVWRALLHIPPAKVVSYAQVASAIGNPKAARAVGLAVGANPVALMIPCHRVIQQNGRLGGYHWGETRKQAIHAWEAARYE
- a CDS encoding SDR family oxidoreductase, with the protein product MSLLSNKVAIITGASSGIGRASAILFAREGASVVVGARRQPELDLLVEEIRHEGGQAVSLAGDVKSETYARDLVDLALTRFGGLDIAFNNAGTTGTPGSIEELELTQWQEILDTNLTSAFVGAKYQIPAMLARGGGSLIFTSTFVGNTLGLPGMAAYAASKAGLIGLTRVLAAEYGAQGVRVNALLPGGTDTPMGRAFANTPESLAFVQNMHALKRLAQPEEIARSALYLASDASSFTTGIALLADGGVSICRT
- a CDS encoding lipocalin-like domain-containing protein, whose translation is MLPLIAMIGSAQASDLGALLGGGNDSFKKVLPGQTIQLPEDHAAHPDYRSEWWYLTGNLKDEQGREYGMQWTLFRQGIEQELRTSNPWLTPQLWLAQFAITDLDRGSHRHDERASRQGPGLAGASGGQYWLREWRLASQGAALFPATLKVQSKIGELNLTVTAAKPLVLQGKAGYSEKSPGNASFYYSYPRLQLSGTLTRDGETRPITGQGWFDHEWSSSVLAEWQSGWDWFSLQLADGRELMLFRLRTKSGRTEPENRYGILIERDGSSQVLNPEQIRFMPGKSWLGPKGQPYPVEWQLNAAGMSLTIKARQPNQAMTGRFDYWEGAVSVSGDAKGVGYLEMTGY